The sequence ACGGCACGAAGATGCAGATTTCAATGAGGCGCCGTTGCAGCCGTGTGCCCCGCACCCAGACATAGGTGACGGCATAGGCGCAGGCCACCGCGATCAGCGTGACGAGAAAGCAGATGCGGAAGGTGCGCAGGAACACCGACAGCACCAAGGGATCGCTCACCAGCCGCTCATACTGGCCCACCCCCGGCTCCGGCAGCGTCACGCTCCACAGCGCGACGCCGAGGAACGGCAGCGCATAGGCAAACGCCAGGAACAGCACCAGAGGCGCTGTCAGGGCGAGTGCGGGCCGGAAGGCGGAGCGCGGGCGCATGGGGGCAATCCGTCGGAGGAAAAACCCTCCCGCGCGGCGCGGGAGGGTGCGGGCCTCAGGCCGAAATGACCTTGGTGAACTCGTCGAGCGCGGCGCCGTAATTGTCGGCGTACCAGGGCATGTCGAGCACGGCCTGGCCCTTCATATTGGCGGGGTCGACCGGGTTGTAGCGCCGCTGGTCGGCCGGGATCAGCGCATCGGTCGCCGGATTGGCCGGCCCCTGCCCCAGCATCTCGAACATGACCAGCTGGCGCTCGGGCACGGAGGTAGAGGCGATGAACTTCATCGCGTTCTCCTTGCCGCCGGGATTGTTCTTGATCACCGCCAGCGCGCCCGGCGACAGCAGGCCCTGGTTCCAGGTGAACTTGATCTGCCCGCCCGAATCCTTCTCGATCAGCGAGGCGCGGGTCGACCAGATCAGCCCCATCGAGGCGTCGCCGCTCAGCATCAGCTGCTGGCTTTCCGCGCCGCCGCCCCAATAGGCCGCGACATCCGGCTTCAGCGCGGCGATCTTGGCATGGGCACGCTTGAGATCGAGCGGGTAGAGCTTGTCGGGAGCGACGCCATCGGCCAGCAGCGCCGCCTCCCACATGCCCGCGCCCCATTTATACATGGTGCGCTTGCCCGGGAATTTCGCCACATCGAAGAAGTCGGCCATGGTCTTGGGCGGGTTGGCGCCGTATTTCTCCGCGTCATAGGCGAGGACATAGGAGAAGAAATAGGTCGAGGCCGCATATTCCCAGTCAAAGCCGGGGCGCATCTTCGCCTTGTCGACGACGCTGTAGTCGATCGGCTCGATCATCCCCTGCTTGCCGAGCGCGATCGCCGAGAACGGATCGGCATCGACGATGTCCCAGGTCGGCTTGCCGCTCTTGAACTGGGCGGCGATGGCGCCTTCGGTCGGGCCGGTGCCGTCCTCCTTGACGACGATGCCGGTCGCCTTCTCGAAGGGCTGGCCATAGGCCTTGTCATAGGCTTTGAGCGCGTCGCCGCCCCAATTGACCAGCACGAGCTGGCGCACCTGCGCCAGCGCCTCCGGCGTGCGCAGCAGTAGCGGCGCGCCGCCGAAGATCAGCGCGGCGAGCTGGGTGAAGCGGCGGCGGTCGATCTCGCCACGCGCGGCCTTCGCCGCGAGAATGTCGAGGCAGTCTTTCTGGAATGCGTCGTTCACGGCGTGCTCCTGCTGTTTTCAGCTTTGCTCTGGAAGAAGGAAGCCATTCTCGAAGGACCAGGTGACCCAGACATCCGGCCCGTGGGCGAGGATGCGGCCGGCGGCCTCGCTCGGCAGGGTGACGGTCAGCGGGGTGCCGCTGCTTGTGGCGAAGGCGAGGCGCATCGCCGAGCCGAGATAGGTGGTGCCGGCGAGCCGGGCGGGCACGCCATTACCCTCCTTTGGCGGCTCGGCGCTGACCGACATGTGCTCGGGCCGCACCGCCAGCACGGCGTTGCCGTTGAGATTCTCATGCCGTGGCGCGGTCAGGCGCACC is a genomic window of Ancylobacter sp. IITR112 containing:
- a CDS encoding ABC transporter substrate-binding protein; the protein is MNDAFQKDCLDILAAKAARGEIDRRRFTQLAALIFGGAPLLLRTPEALAQVRQLVLVNWGGDALKAYDKAYGQPFEKATGIVVKEDGTGPTEGAIAAQFKSGKPTWDIVDADPFSAIALGKQGMIEPIDYSVVDKAKMRPGFDWEYAASTYFFSYVLAYDAEKYGANPPKTMADFFDVAKFPGKRTMYKWGAGMWEAALLADGVAPDKLYPLDLKRAHAKIAALKPDVAAYWGGGAESQQLMLSGDASMGLIWSTRASLIEKDSGGQIKFTWNQGLLSPGALAVIKNNPGGKENAMKFIASTSVPERQLVMFEMLGQGPANPATDALIPADQRRYNPVDPANMKGQAVLDMPWYADNYGAALDEFTKVISA